The following proteins come from a genomic window of Anaerobutyricum hallii:
- a CDS encoding non-ribosomal peptide synthetase, whose protein sequence is MEYIEIKEQIKQKLPVARDLGDSENLLELGLSSLTIMRLVNQWRKQGVKVSFGSLMENPTLEGWWALIQRSMKKKAGKKRAQESKITPEKDMKQPFPLTDVQYAYWVGRDEEQALGGIDCHAYLEFDGGNIDPERLEKAWNVLQYHHPMLRACFLEDGTQKILDKPYCEKIKVHDFSRMPSEEAEAMAVSVRERLSHRKLKIEEGEVAGIELTLFPENRARMHVDMALLVADVQSLQILLRDLAAAYRGESLPAESKGWNFASYLERQKEEDKEERNNAEGYWKKRLEHLPKGPGLPLAKRPQEVTKTVFNRRIVRIGKEEWAHLQVRAKEYQTTPAMVLLTAYATVLERWSRNHRFLINIPFFNRKTEQQGLEDVIADFTTLLLLEIDCEGNPTFAELLDRIQKQLHEDMKYTAYSGVQVQRDLAQMYGDASAVAPVVFACNLGTPLVNDMFRKELGQFSYMISQTPQVWNDFQSYEDENGVQLTWDSVDKLFPENMIPDMLECFENLLHELGKKDWNQRFDVLPEKRKREIEDTARTGVPERVECLHWAVMNHAEVCPEDIALIDAGSGRSVSYGELKARATAVAAGISEKDIKGVPVALTLPRGIEQIEAALGILLSGNSYLPVSLSQPKDRRALIHEKTGVRYVVTNRELSEKLDWPEGTEILVMEGMEEGQENVRLPEVSPKDSAYIIMTSGSTGVPKGVEIAHESAWNTVQDINEKYHVTSADRALAVSAMDFDLSVYDVFGILGAGGTLVLLPEQERRNADYWLEQVLKYQITVWNSVPVLLDMLLIRAESMKQKLPIRAVMLSGDWIGMDLPQRVAAWTEDCQFVAMGGATEASIWSNYQNVTLPMPKNWKSIPYGKPLRYQAYRVVDEYGRDCPYWAEGELWIGGFGVAKGYRGDSALTGQKFITDQYGRWYRTGDLGRIWDDETIEFLGRKDHQVKIRGHRIELGEIEHAIQEFPGVAHAVVDTVSDGHGNKTLAAYIGAPIQEDSKVTTYLYGTDIFGGGWKELKDDVSNWQMQQERKTAYKNFLAYADQRCVQLMLETLIELGIFVSEKEVLSQKEIFEKGSITETQKNTVARWLEILKKEGILREEDGRLSRTGKEVAVPEKAGDTETYFNKLKPYLKHMVTGNEVPLDVFYQKEPALAPNMLLRRIPGCEETVERLVQGLRLLAEERRKEPLQIIEIGTRDTAITRQFLNALEDVSVAYTYADSSKYFLQEAEKELAGYERVEFEMLNLEEGMDKQQMSLHSYDVVISVNALHRNIDAADAVKKVAELLKPNGILLMTDLVVRTYLQELTAAFLENGFADIRDKRKEAGLVTPDCLLWRECLSEAGLGEDCAVTERYGRCICCSRQQASVLSYHNGALREYLSEKLPEYMVPQNYHFMEQLPTLSNGKINRKQLREDFKEETAVIRFSKATTETEEKLLDIWKQLFGYENIGIEDNYFSLGGDSLIATRLISEVQKTFGCKITISTIFENLTVKSLAKAIEQSEQKEEDTLQIKPNLEEAYHPFPLTDVQYAYWLGRSGLYELGNVATHCYFELDADGLDTECAETAWNLLIQRHGMMRVIIQPDGMQRILENTPQYHIDVTDIRQLEVTEKEKALDEKRAEMSHQVIQTDEWPLFDVRITKIEDQKHRIHISFDNIIFDGWSMFHLLNEWAEVYRNGKAEMPITLSFRDYVLGLEQIKSTSAYEKDKKYWEDRVETFADAPDLPLAKNESQITEQRFCRRSAKLSQKEWQSVKDAAGRLEVTPSVLLMSAYAETLRLWSSNKDFTLNLTQFDRKQLHPEVNNLVGDFTTLTLLEIKNAGNNFAERTKAIQKQLTEDLEHTAYGAVELERELKKKTGNMRGAIMPVVFTSGLGVEQWNEGKWLGKLNYNISQTPQVWLDHQVVEMDGCLCLFWDSVDELFYPGMLDEMFRAYTGLLHTLAVHPEIMQEKTASLVTAEISEKRRQANETAAEFEEKTLDGLFLEAADKFPDKEALVTCSRRMTYREIKEEAFYISGQLKSMGIKKEETVAVFMEKGWEQVVAVYGILFAGAAYLPIDIHNPRERVEKILRDSGTRIILVQNQAYDQDTEWLHEWDCISVSGLKTDSEYKAQENKAGDLAYVIYTSGTTGMPKGVMITHHNAVNTILDINARYQITEQDTAFGISNLHFDLSVYDVFGVLGAGGKLVLPDPEYGKDPAHWIHWLNHENITVWNSVPAFVEMLAEYEEYQRQVTSQSLRLVMMSGDWVPVSLPGRIRNLFQNVEIVALGGATEGSIWSNHFEIPEIVPEDWKSIPYGKPLANQKYYVLDQNMEDCPDWVPGTLYIAGDGVAQGYLNDNEKTEEKFVVLDRTGERLYCTGDMGRYWNEGNIEFLGRLDNQVKINGYRVELGEIEAALRRIQGITEAFVFFKRDNAIEDICAVLVEEKRYRDRIDKFYKEMLKKDLPIYMIPTEYIKTNAIPLNSNGKKDIHKILIVAEKNRKPIFKKNNNCKQLTQLQEQLLAIWREVLKIENIDINDNFFEIGGNSIQAIQITNQMTEKIGCFMDIGKLFEYPTISKIERYILEET, encoded by the coding sequence ATGGAATATATAGAGATAAAGGAACAGATCAAACAAAAGCTGCCGGTAGCCAGAGATTTGGGAGATTCCGAAAATCTGCTGGAGCTTGGGCTTTCATCCCTGACGATCATGCGTCTGGTAAACCAGTGGAGAAAACAGGGGGTTAAGGTTTCATTCGGTTCATTGATGGAAAATCCTACCCTTGAAGGCTGGTGGGCGCTAATCCAGCGCAGCATGAAGAAAAAAGCGGGCAAAAAACGGGCGCAAGAATCTAAGATAACGCCGGAAAAGGATATGAAACAGCCGTTTCCTTTAACAGACGTACAGTATGCATATTGGGTTGGCAGGGATGAAGAACAGGCTCTTGGAGGAATAGACTGTCATGCGTATTTAGAGTTTGATGGGGGAAATATAGATCCGGAGCGTCTGGAAAAAGCATGGAATGTGCTGCAGTATCATCATCCCATGCTGCGTGCCTGCTTTCTGGAAGATGGGACACAGAAAATCCTGGATAAGCCGTATTGTGAAAAAATAAAGGTTCATGATTTTTCACGGATGCCATCTGAGGAAGCCGAGGCAATGGCAGTATCTGTCAGAGAACGTTTATCCCATCGGAAGCTAAAAATCGAGGAAGGCGAAGTGGCAGGAATAGAGCTTACGCTTTTTCCTGAAAATAGGGCACGCATGCACGTGGATATGGCACTTTTGGTTGCCGATGTACAGAGTTTGCAGATCTTATTGAGGGATTTGGCGGCTGCCTATCGCGGAGAAAGCCTTCCGGCAGAATCAAAAGGGTGGAATTTTGCTTCTTATCTGGAACGGCAGAAAGAGGAAGATAAGGAAGAGAGAAACAATGCAGAAGGATACTGGAAAAAACGCTTGGAGCATTTGCCGAAAGGGCCAGGCCTGCCACTGGCAAAACGGCCGCAGGAAGTGACAAAGACTGTATTCAACCGCAGGATTGTAAGGATTGGCAAGGAAGAGTGGGCTCATCTGCAAGTACGGGCAAAGGAATACCAGACAACTCCGGCAATGGTTCTTCTTACTGCATATGCGACGGTTTTGGAACGGTGGAGCAGGAATCATCGTTTCCTTATTAATATTCCATTTTTTAACCGGAAAACAGAGCAGCAGGGATTGGAAGACGTGATAGCAGATTTCACTACACTGTTATTGCTGGAGATTGACTGCGAAGGGAATCCGACGTTTGCAGAATTGCTAGACAGGATCCAGAAGCAGCTCCATGAGGATATGAAGTATACGGCATATTCCGGCGTGCAAGTCCAGAGAGACCTTGCACAGATGTATGGAGACGCATCGGCAGTGGCGCCGGTTGTTTTTGCCTGCAATCTGGGAACGCCGTTGGTAAATGATATGTTCCGGAAAGAACTGGGGCAGTTTTCCTATATGATTTCCCAAACGCCGCAGGTGTGGAATGACTTCCAGAGTTATGAAGATGAAAATGGCGTACAGCTTACATGGGACAGCGTGGATAAGTTATTCCCGGAGAATATGATCCCGGATATGCTGGAGTGTTTTGAGAATCTTCTGCATGAATTGGGAAAGAAGGACTGGAATCAGCGATTTGATGTGCTTCCTGAAAAAAGAAAAAGAGAAATTGAAGATACAGCGCGTACAGGAGTGCCGGAGCGTGTGGAATGCCTGCATTGGGCTGTTATGAACCATGCGGAAGTTTGCCCGGAAGATATTGCGCTTATTGATGCGGGAAGCGGAAGATCGGTTTCCTATGGGGAATTAAAAGCACGGGCGACAGCAGTGGCGGCAGGGATTTCAGAAAAGGATATTAAGGGAGTCCCGGTTGCACTTACCCTGCCGCGCGGGATAGAACAGATCGAGGCGGCATTAGGAATTTTGCTTTCCGGAAATTCATACCTTCCGGTCAGCTTAAGCCAGCCTAAAGATCGGAGAGCGTTAATCCATGAGAAGACGGGAGTCCGCTATGTGGTCACGAATCGGGAATTATCCGAAAAACTGGACTGGCCGGAAGGTACGGAAATCCTTGTGATGGAAGGTATGGAAGAGGGACAGGAAAATGTGAGACTGCCAGAGGTGTCGCCGAAGGACAGCGCCTATATCATCATGACGTCAGGCTCTACAGGTGTTCCGAAGGGTGTAGAGATTGCGCATGAAAGCGCATGGAATACGGTTCAGGATATTAATGAAAAGTACCATGTGACAAGTGCAGATCGGGCGCTGGCTGTATCAGCTATGGATTTTGACCTGTCGGTATATGATGTTTTTGGAATTTTAGGCGCAGGAGGAACATTGGTATTGCTTCCAGAGCAGGAGAGAAGGAATGCGGATTACTGGCTGGAACAAGTGTTGAAATATCAGATTACCGTTTGGAATTCAGTGCCGGTGCTTCTGGATATGCTTTTGATACGGGCGGAATCCATGAAACAGAAACTGCCGATCAGGGCGGTTATGCTTTCTGGAGATTGGATTGGGATGGATCTCCCGCAGAGGGTTGCGGCATGGACAGAGGATTGCCAGTTTGTCGCTATGGGAGGAGCTACAGAGGCAAGTATCTGGTCCAATTATCAGAATGTTACCCTGCCGATGCCGAAAAACTGGAAATCTATTCCTTATGGAAAGCCACTCAGATATCAGGCATATCGTGTTGTGGATGAGTATGGAAGGGATTGCCCTTACTGGGCAGAAGGCGAACTCTGGATTGGCGGTTTTGGTGTAGCAAAAGGATATAGGGGAGATTCTGCGCTTACGGGGCAGAAATTTATCACAGATCAGTATGGAAGATGGTATCGGACCGGCGATCTCGGAAGAATCTGGGATGATGAGACAATTGAATTTTTGGGAAGAAAAGACCATCAGGTAAAGATTCGCGGACACAGGATTGAATTGGGAGAAATTGAACATGCGATTCAGGAGTTTCCGGGTGTGGCTCATGCAGTTGTTGATACAGTTAGTGATGGTCATGGCAATAAAACGCTGGCTGCTTATATCGGAGCGCCGATACAGGAAGATTCTAAAGTTACAACGTATTTGTACGGCACAGATATCTTTGGCGGGGGCTGGAAAGAACTGAAGGATGATGTCAGCAATTGGCAGATGCAGCAGGAACGGAAGACAGCATACAAAAATTTCCTTGCCTATGCAGACCAGAGATGTGTACAGCTTATGCTGGAGACACTCATAGAGTTAGGCATTTTTGTATCAGAGAAGGAAGTTCTTTCGCAGAAGGAAATTTTTGAAAAAGGGAGCATTACGGAAACACAGAAGAATACTGTGGCAAGATGGTTGGAAATTTTAAAGAAGGAAGGAATCCTGAGAGAAGAGGACGGCAGACTATCGCGTACCGGGAAGGAAGTGGCTGTACCGGAAAAAGCTGGAGATACGGAAACGTATTTTAATAAACTGAAGCCGTATCTGAAGCATATGGTTACTGGGAATGAAGTTCCGCTGGACGTATTCTACCAGAAAGAGCCGGCTTTGGCTCCGAATATGCTGCTTCGGAGGATTCCGGGCTGCGAGGAAACAGTGGAAAGACTGGTGCAGGGATTAAGGCTTCTGGCAGAAGAACGCAGAAAAGAGCCACTCCAGATTATAGAAATTGGTACAAGGGACACTGCAATTACAAGACAGTTTTTGAATGCACTGGAAGATGTAAGCGTGGCTTATACTTATGCGGATTCTTCAAAATATTTTCTGCAGGAAGCAGAGAAAGAACTTGCGGGATATGAGAGAGTCGAGTTTGAGATGCTGAATCTGGAAGAAGGCATGGATAAGCAGCAGATGTCCTTGCATAGTTATGACGTTGTGATATCGGTAAATGCTTTACATAGAAATATTGATGCTGCGGATGCGGTAAAGAAAGTAGCGGAATTACTGAAGCCAAACGGAATATTGCTGATGACTGACCTTGTGGTAAGGACATACCTTCAGGAACTTACAGCGGCTTTTTTGGAAAATGGTTTTGCGGATATTCGGGACAAGAGAAAAGAAGCAGGGCTGGTTACCCCGGATTGCCTGCTGTGGAGAGAATGTTTATCAGAGGCAGGATTGGGCGAAGACTGTGCTGTGACAGAGAGATATGGAAGATGTATATGCTGCAGCAGACAGCAGGCGTCTGTCCTGTCCTATCATAATGGAGCACTAAGGGAATATCTGTCAGAAAAACTGCCGGAGTATATGGTTCCACAGAACTATCATTTCATGGAGCAGCTCCCAACATTGTCCAATGGGAAGATTAACAGGAAGCAATTGCGGGAAGATTTTAAAGAAGAAACTGCGGTTATCCGATTTTCAAAGGCAACGACAGAAACAGAAGAAAAGCTTTTAGATATCTGGAAACAATTATTTGGATATGAAAATATCGGAATTGAAGATAATTATTTTAGCCTTGGGGGAGACTCGCTGATTGCCACAAGGTTGATCTCGGAAGTACAGAAAACCTTCGGCTGCAAAATAACGATCAGCACGATTTTTGAAAATCTGACCGTAAAATCTCTGGCAAAAGCTATTGAACAGTCCGAACAGAAAGAAGAAGATACACTGCAGATCAAACCGAATCTGGAGGAAGCATATCATCCGTTCCCATTAACCGATGTGCAGTATGCTTACTGGCTTGGCAGAAGCGGATTGTATGAATTGGGGAATGTTGCAACGCACTGTTATTTTGAACTGGATGCAGACGGCCTTGATACTGAGTGCGCAGAGACGGCATGGAATCTGTTGATACAGAGGCATGGGATGATGCGTGTTATTATCCAGCCGGATGGTATGCAGCGCATACTGGAGAATACTCCCCAGTATCATATTGACGTGACGGATATCCGACAATTGGAAGTGACAGAAAAAGAAAAGGCATTGGATGAAAAACGGGCAGAGATGTCTCATCAGGTAATTCAGACAGATGAATGGCCTCTGTTTGATGTGCGAATCACTAAAATAGAGGACCAGAAGCATAGAATCCATATCAGTTTTGACAATATTATCTTTGATGGCTGGAGTATGTTCCATCTCTTAAATGAGTGGGCAGAAGTATATCGAAATGGAAAAGCGGAAATGCCGATTACTTTGTCTTTCCGGGATTACGTGCTGGGACTGGAGCAGATAAAGTCTACCTCTGCTTATGAGAAAGATAAAAAATATTGGGAGGACCGGGTGGAGACTTTTGCGGACGCACCGGATCTGCCGCTTGCAAAGAACGAAAGCCAGATTACAGAGCAGCGTTTCTGTCGCCGGAGCGCAAAACTGTCACAGAAAGAATGGCAGTCTGTAAAAGACGCGGCGGGAAGACTGGAGGTAACGCCTTCTGTTCTTTTGATGAGTGCTTATGCGGAGACTCTCCGCTTGTGGAGCAGTAATAAGGATTTTACACTTAATCTGACGCAGTTTGACCGGAAACAATTGCATCCGGAAGTGAACAATCTGGTTGGAGATTTTACAACACTGACATTGCTGGAGATAAAGAATGCAGGGAATAATTTTGCGGAAAGGACAAAGGCAATTCAGAAGCAGCTTACAGAAGATCTGGAGCATACAGCTTATGGCGCGGTTGAACTGGAGCGCGAATTAAAGAAAAAGACTGGAAATATGCGGGGCGCTATTATGCCGGTAGTGTTTACCAGTGGCCTTGGCGTGGAGCAGTGGAATGAAGGAAAGTGGCTTGGAAAACTGAACTATAACATTTCACAGACGCCGCAGGTGTGGCTGGATCATCAGGTGGTTGAAATGGATGGCTGTTTATGCCTGTTTTGGGATTCCGTGGACGAATTATTTTATCCGGGAATGCTGGATGAGATGTTCCGGGCATATACCGGCCTGCTTCATACGCTAGCAGTTCATCCGGAGATCATGCAGGAAAAAACGGCAAGTCTGGTAACAGCGGAAATTTCAGAAAAACGGCGTCAGGCGAATGAAACGGCGGCTGAATTTGAAGAGAAAACGTTGGATGGATTATTCTTGGAGGCGGCAGACAAATTTCCGGATAAGGAGGCGCTGGTAACGTGCAGCAGGCGGATGACTTATCGGGAGATAAAAGAAGAGGCGTTTTACATTTCCGGGCAGTTGAAGAGCATGGGAATAAAAAAAGAAGAGACGGTAGCTGTATTTATGGAAAAAGGGTGGGAGCAGGTAGTTGCTGTTTATGGAATCCTGTTTGCCGGAGCCGCATATCTTCCGATAGATATCCATAATCCGAGAGAACGAGTTGAAAAGATTCTCCGTGACAGTGGAACAAGAATCATTCTTGTGCAGAATCAGGCGTATGATCAGGATACCGAATGGCTGCACGAGTGGGATTGTATTTCTGTGTCTGGATTAAAAACCGATTCTGAATACAAAGCACAGGAGAATAAGGCGGGAGACCTTGCGTATGTAATCTATACGTCGGGAACAACCGGGATGCCGAAAGGAGTAATGATTACTCACCATAATGCAGTGAATACAATACTGGATATCAATGCACGCTATCAGATTACAGAACAGGATACGGCGTTTGGAATCTCCAATCTTCATTTTGACCTGTCTGTTTATGATGTTTTTGGCGTTTTAGGCGCAGGTGGGAAATTGGTTCTTCCGGATCCGGAATATGGAAAAGATCCAGCGCATTGGATTCACTGGTTGAATCATGAGAATATTACCGTATGGAACAGCGTGCCAGCTTTTGTAGAAATGCTGGCAGAATATGAGGAATATCAAAGGCAGGTAACTTCACAATCGTTGCGGTTGGTAATGATGAGTGGCGACTGGGTTCCGGTTTCACTTCCGGGGAGAATCCGTAATCTGTTTCAGAATGTTGAGATTGTTGCACTTGGAGGAGCGACGGAAGGCAGTATTTGGTCCAATCATTTCGAGATCCCAGAGATTGTGCCGGAAGATTGGAAGAGTATTCCGTATGGGAAACCGCTTGCAAACCAGAAGTATTATGTTCTGGATCAGAATATGGAAGATTGCCCTGACTGGGTACCGGGAACACTTTATATTGCCGGAGATGGCGTTGCACAGGGATATTTAAACGATAATGAAAAAACAGAAGAAAAGTTTGTTGTTTTAGATAGAACTGGGGAACGATTGTATTGTACTGGAGATATGGGACGGTATTGGAATGAAGGTAATATTGAATTTCTTGGAAGATTGGATAATCAGGTAAAAATCAATGGATATCGGGTAGAATTGGGCGAAATTGAAGCTGCATTACGAAGGATTCAAGGTATAACGGAAGCGTTTGTTTTTTTTAAAAGGGATAATGCGATAGAAGACATATGTGCTGTATTAGTAGAGGAAAAAAGGTATCGTGACCGGATAGACAAGTTTTATAAGGAAATGTTAAAAAAAGATCTTCCGATCTATATGATTCCAACAGAATATATTAAAACGAATGCTATTCCGCTTAATTCAAATGGGAAAAAGGATATTCATAAAATTTTGATTGTTGCAGAAAAAAATAGAAAGCCTATTTTTAAAAAGAATAATAATTGTAAACAGCTTACTCAACTTCAGGAGCAATTACTCGCAATTTGGAGAGAAGTTTTAAAAATTGAAAATATTGATATAAATGATAACTTTTTTGAAATAGGTGGAAATTCGATACAGGCAATACAAATTACTAACCAAATGACGGAGAAAATAGGGTGTTTTATGGATATCGGCAAGTTATTTGAGTATCCGACTATCAGCAAAATCGAAAGATATATATTAGAGGAAACGTAA
- a CDS encoding (2,3-dihydroxybenzoyl)adenylate synthase, which translates to MGYKKDMSKYENLEGWERCGFGEQLDRWAEKYGERTAVTDSEDEISYMELKQKADCLAAAFLRKGILKGDKVLVQLPNRISFVIVFFALSKIGAVPIMMLPAHREAELEGIIELAKPAAYIVVEKYLGFSYVPMANAMKEKYSCIRHIFIDSESGDISGMIAETCGENGAFPAVDGYETAVLLLSGGTTGVPKLIPRTHTDYMYNARMSAKRCRLDSSDVYLASLPVAHNFPLCCPGLLGTLDVGGKVVLASATSPDDILDAITEEGVTITALVPAMVTVCMEMLEWDEDYDISSLRILQVGGAMLEDSLADKIIEEWPCKLMQVFGTAEGLLSFTSPEDEGSLIARCQGTPVSPADEVKIVDEEDKAVPEGVFGELLSRGPYTIDGYYMAEEANKKSFTPDGFYRTGDKAMWTKDGRLRLGGRIKEQINRAGEKIMPSEIEAYLCRHSKIKEAAVVGVPDETLGNRICAFLVTDDEAGIDLQEIHRFLREIGVAAYKMPDQIEWVETWPLTSVGKIDKKALERMAQEK; encoded by the coding sequence ATGGGTTATAAGAAAGATATGAGCAAATATGAGAATCTGGAAGGCTGGGAGAGATGTGGCTTTGGAGAACAGCTTGATAGGTGGGCGGAAAAATATGGAGAAAGAACTGCGGTCACGGACAGTGAAGACGAGATCAGTTATATGGAATTAAAGCAAAAAGCAGATTGTCTTGCGGCAGCTTTTCTGCGTAAAGGGATTTTAAAGGGAGATAAAGTGCTTGTGCAGCTTCCGAACAGGATTTCTTTTGTGATCGTGTTTTTTGCGCTTTCCAAGATTGGGGCGGTGCCAATCATGATGCTGCCGGCCCACAGGGAGGCGGAACTGGAAGGAATTATTGAACTGGCAAAGCCGGCCGCTTATATTGTGGTGGAGAAATATCTGGGATTTTCATATGTGCCGATGGCAAATGCGATGAAAGAGAAATATTCATGTATCCGGCATATATTTATAGATAGCGAATCCGGGGATATCAGTGGAATGATTGCGGAAACGTGTGGAGAAAATGGAGCATTTCCGGCTGTGGATGGGTATGAAACGGCGGTGCTTTTGCTGTCAGGCGGGACGACAGGGGTTCCGAAACTGATTCCGCGCACCCATACGGATTACATGTATAATGCCCGCATGTCCGCGAAGAGATGCCGCCTGGATAGCAGTGACGTTTATCTGGCGTCTCTTCCGGTAGCTCATAATTTCCCGTTATGCTGCCCGGGGCTTTTAGGCACGCTGGACGTGGGAGGAAAAGTTGTGCTTGCGTCTGCGACCAGCCCGGATGATATCCTTGACGCAATTACAGAGGAAGGTGTCACGATAACGGCATTGGTTCCTGCTATGGTTACTGTGTGCATGGAAATGCTGGAATGGGATGAAGATTATGATATATCCAGCCTGCGGATTTTGCAGGTGGGCGGCGCAATGCTGGAAGATTCCCTTGCGGATAAGATCATTGAAGAATGGCCGTGTAAACTGATGCAGGTATTTGGTACGGCGGAGGGGCTACTGTCCTTTACTAGCCCGGAGGATGAAGGTTCCCTGATCGCAAGATGCCAGGGAACTCCGGTGTCTCCTGCGGATGAAGTGAAGATTGTGGATGAAGAAGATAAGGCCGTACCGGAAGGAGTTTTTGGGGAATTATTATCCAGAGGCCCGTATACGATTGATGGTTATTATATGGCGGAGGAAGCGAATAAAAAGAGCTTTACGCCGGACGGATTTTACCGGACGGGCGATAAAGCTATGTGGACGAAAGACGGAAGGTTACGTTTGGGCGGGAGGATCAAAGAGCAGATTAACCGCGCCGGAGAAAAGATCATGCCTTCAGAGATTGAAGCTTACCTTTGCAGGCATTCGAAAATCAAAGAGGCAGCCGTTGTCGGCGTTCCGGATGAAACCCTTGGAAACCGGATATGTGCATTCCTTGTGACCGATGATGAAGCCGGGATCGATTTACAGGAAATCCACAGGTTCCTGCGGGAAATAGGCGTTGCGGCGTATAAAATGCCGGATCAGATAGAATGGGTAGAGACATGGCCGCTGACCAGCGTAGGAAAAATAGATAAGAAAGCATTAGAACGGATGGCACAGGAAAAATAG
- a CDS encoding 4'-phosphopantetheinyl transferase family protein, translating into MEIKRYGEKEFLSADKLYIRENEIHIWCIRWSEMTDFWKNHEYILSGQELEQAGRFRFPEDRMRYIAGKVVVRILLKRYLDMETIDFSVNELGKPYHKKIAGKRTVDFNISHSGEFILAVFAVGMDIGVDVQEMAECPDYREIAENFYTAEEAEDVKNEGPDLFFQYWAAKEAYVKALGIGLGRGMDFFSVRNGKIAEKDKKDQDWFLYPVRIKGYAAYVAAHKKGDR; encoded by the coding sequence ATGGAGATTAAACGATACGGAGAAAAGGAATTTCTGTCAGCAGACAAACTTTATATCCGTGAAAATGAGATACATATATGGTGTATCCGCTGGTCTGAAATGACAGATTTCTGGAAGAACCATGAATATATCCTGAGTGGGCAGGAATTGGAGCAAGCCGGAAGATTCCGTTTTCCTGAAGACAGGATGCGTTATATAGCCGGGAAGGTTGTCGTGCGGATCCTCTTAAAAAGATACTTAGATATGGAAACGATTGATTTTTCTGTCAATGAACTGGGTAAGCCTTATCATAAAAAGATTGCAGGAAAGCGGACAGTGGATTTTAACATTTCGCACTCGGGTGAATTCATACTGGCGGTATTCGCTGTCGGAATGGATATCGGAGTGGATGTGCAGGAGATGGCAGAGTGCCCGGACTATAGGGAGATAGCGGAAAATTTTTATACTGCAGAAGAAGCGGAAGATGTAAAAAATGAAGGACCGGATCTGTTTTTCCAGTACTGGGCGGCGAAAGAGGCATATGTAAAGGCGCTTGGGATTGGATTAGGAAGAGGAATGGATTTCTTCTCTGTCAGAAACGGAAAAATTGCAGAAAAAGATAAGAAAGATCAGGACTGGTTTCTGTATCCGGTCAGGATCAAAGGATATGCTGCGTATGTGGCGGCGCATAAGAAAGGAGACAGATAA
- a CDS encoding thioesterase II family protein: MKLIKNTENISKEKITLFCLPFAGGGASAYNQWAKKMQGKVTVCPVQLPGREEQIMEKPYIDMSVMLDDLEEAVRKVVYGPYALWGHSMGGKIAYELEKRLEAAGYTAKCLFISGSRVPSIPEPNPIYHLPDEEFKRELGRFEGTPKEVLENQELLDFFLPMLRADFTMDETYYDKAGIVLHTPIAAFGGEKDGEADESAILEWGKYTDNDFNYRIFPGGHFYLRDCEDEVISEVMRLL; this comes from the coding sequence ATGAAATTGATAAAAAATACGGAAAACATTAGTAAAGAGAAAATAACCTTGTTTTGTCTGCCATTTGCGGGAGGCGGTGCTTCTGCTTATAACCAGTGGGCGAAAAAGATGCAGGGGAAAGTAACGGTATGTCCAGTTCAGCTTCCGGGAAGGGAAGAACAGATCATGGAGAAACCGTATATAGATATGTCGGTTATGTTAGATGACCTGGAAGAGGCTGTAAGAAAGGTTGTGTACGGACCGTATGCCTTATGGGGACACAGTATGGGTGGGAAGATCGCCTATGAGCTGGAAAAACGGTTGGAGGCAGCGGGATATACTGCAAAATGTCTGTTTATTTCCGGCAGCCGGGTTCCTAGTATTCCGGAGCCAAATCCAATCTATCATCTTCCGGATGAAGAGTTTAAGAGGGAACTGGGGAGATTTGAAGGGACGCCAAAGGAGGTACTGGAGAACCAGGAATTGCTGGATTTCTTTCTGCCTATGCTGCGGGCAGATTTTACCATGGATGAAACGTATTATGACAAGGCGGGAATAGTGCTGCATACGCCTATCGCTGCATTTGGCGGAGAAAAGGACGGAGAAGCGGATGAGAGTGCGATCTTGGAATGGGGAAAGTATACGGACAATGATTTTAACTACAGGATATTTCCGGGAGGACATTTTTATCTGCGGGATTGTGAAGACGAAGTAATAAGTGAGGTCATGAGACTGCTTTAG